Proteins from one Mesoplodon densirostris isolate mMesDen1 chromosome 1, mMesDen1 primary haplotype, whole genome shotgun sequence genomic window:
- the LOC132497272 gene encoding ashwin-like → MMAGDVGGHSCPNSELLLHPELLSQEFLLLTLEQKNITVENDMRVNKDSLTDLYVQHAIPLPQRDLPKNRWGKVMEKKREQHEIKNETKRSSTADGFRKRPLIVFDGSSTSTSIKVKKTENGDNDRLKSRPQAGATSNAFRKLSDSSSGVSPLILSSNLPTNNRMEHNNNDTKQNHDLTHRKSPSGPVKSPPLSPVGTTPVKLKRAAPKEETEAEAAAANNLKPPEAKRKIQHVTWP, encoded by the coding sequence ATGATGGCGGGGGATGTGGGCGGTCACAGCTGCCCCAATTCGGAGCTGCTGCTGCACCCGGAGCTGCTGTCCCAGGAGTTCCTTCTCCTCACCCTGGAGCAGAAGAACATAACTGTTGAAAATGACATGAGAGTAAACAAAGACAGTCTTACCGATCTTTATGTTCAGCATGCAATACCACTGCCTCAGAGAGATTTGCCAAAGAACAGATGGGGGAAagtgatggaaaagaaaagagaacaacaTGAGATAAAAAATGAGACGAAAAGGAGTAGCACTGCAGACGGGTTTCGGAAAAGACCCCTCATCGTGTTTGACGGGAGTTCAACAAGTACAAGCATAAAAGTGAAGAAGACTGAGAACGGAGACAATGACCGACTCAAGTCCCGGCCTCAGGCCGGCGCTACCAGTAATGCCTTTCGAAAATTGTCAGATTCCTCTTCAGGTGTTTCACCCCTAATTTTGTCTTCCAATTTGCCTACGAACAATAGAATGGAACACAATAATAATGACACTAAACAGAACCATGACTTAACGCATAGGAAAAGTCCTTCCGGCCCTGTGAAGTCGCCGCCTTTGTCGCCTGTAGGAACTACTCCGGTGAAGTTAAAGCGAGCCGCTCCCAAGGAGGAGACCGAGGCCGAGGCCGCGGCCGCGAATAACCTGAAGCCCCCAGAAGCAAAGAGGAAGATACAGCATGTTACATGGCCGTGA